Part of the Labrenzia sp. PHM005 genome is shown below.
AAATTGATGCAAACGGCTCTGGCTGTCCGGGAGGTTGTCACCCGGATTGCGGATATCCTTGTCTATGTCGTCGTTTATTTTGTCGCTGCTTTGTTCGTGGTCGCTGAGGCAAGCCCGTATTTTGCGATACCCTTCGTGGCTTGGCTGTGCGGATATCTGCTGACAATGCGGATCTTCATTCCACGATTGAAGAATATTTCGCGGGATCAGGCAGACGCCCGGTCGCTTATGACCGGTCACGTGGTGGATGCTTACACCAATATTTCCACCGTGAAGCTCTTCTCACATGCTGCGCGGGAAGAAGACTACGCAAAGAAGTCCATGCTTGATTTTCTGAAGACAGTCTTTCTTCAGATGCGCCTGGTGACGGGCATGAACATCACCTTGATGGCATTGAATGTGGTGTTGCTCTTTGGTGTGGCGGCACTGTCTATCGTACTTTGGCAACAAGGACTGGTGGGCACCGGCGAAATCGCAGTCGCGGTTGCGCTGGTTCTCAGGCTCCAGGGCATGTCGCAATGGATCTTGTGGGAAGTTTCCGGTCTTTTCGAAAACATCGGCACGGTTCAGGACGGCATCAACACAATTTCGCGGGAGCGTGATGTGGTTGATGAGCCGGATGCAAAGCCACTAGTTGTCGTAAAAGGCGAGATCCAGTTTGAGAAGATCCGGTTCCACTACGGCAAAGATGCCGGGGTGATCGAGGACTTGAGCTTGACCATCAAGGCGGGTGAAAAGATCGGACTCATTGGCCGCTCTGGCGCAGGTAAGTCCACCTTGGTGAATTTGCTTCTCCGATTCTACGACCTGGAAGGTGGCCATATCCTGATCGATGGACAGGATCTGTCTAAGGTCCGTCAGGACGATATTCGCAAGAACATCGGTGTGGTCACACAAGACACGTCTCTCTTGCATCGGTCGATTTTCGAAAATGTTGCCTATGGCAAGCCGGATGTCAGCCGGGAAGAGGTCATGGCTGCGCTTAAAAAGGCGCACGCCGATGAGTTCGTGCACGGACTTGAAGACCAAAACGGCCGGACTGGCCTGGATGCTCATGTCGGTGAACGGGGCGTGAAACTCTCTGGTGGTCAGCGTCAGAGAATTGCGATTGCCCGGGTGCTCTTGAAAGATGCACCGATCCTGGCGCTCGACGAGGCGACTTCGGCACTCGATTCCGAGGTGGAAATTGCAATCCAGGAAAGCCTGTTTGACCTGATGGAGGGCAAGACAGTGATTGCGATTGCGCACCGGCTGTCGACCATTGCCGCCATGGATAGGCTGATTGTCATGGACAACGGTCGAATCATGGAAGAGGGCTCTCATCACGAGTTGCTGGAGCGCAACGGGGTGTATGCGCAGCTCTGGCAACACCAGTCTGGTGGCTTCTTGGCACCGGTTCAGGCCGCCTGAATCAGACGATTAGACAAAGCTAGGCCGGGATTTTTGCAAATTCCGGCCTTGCAGCTTTCCAAAAAATGGCAGAAAAACGGCGCTGTTGTGGTTTGATCTGCGACATATGGGTAATGAGGCGTTTGTTGAACTGGACAAGCGCTTTGAAGGGTGCAAAAAGACACACGCTTTGCTGGGTGCGGAAACTCGCCGCACCTGGTCACCGTTGAGCCCGGCATTCGTTCGCTGATGTTCCTTTCAAGGGAAACATCCGGACATGCGCGGGCTTTCGGTACAGGTAGAACAGGTTTCGAGAGGACGCGACCTTGGCACATACGGATCAGGCGGAACCAAACCGCCGCGATTTCCTCTACATTGCGACCGGCGCCATGGGCGTTGTGGGCGCTGGCGCGTTGGCATGGCCGTTCATCGATCAGATGAACCCGGATGCCTCCGCATTGGCTTTGGCTTCGATTGAAGTCGACATCTCTGCCGTGGAAGAGGGGCAGTCAATCACCGTGAAATGGCGCGGTAAACCGGTTTTCATCCGCAACCGCACCGAAGCGGAAGTGGAAGAGGCCAAGTCCGTTCCGCTTTCTGATCTTCCAGATCCGTTGGCACGTAACGCCAACCTGCCGGCAGATGCTGATGCTTCCGACGTCAACCGTGGCGTCGAAGGTCAGGAGAAATGGCTGGTTCAGGTCGGGATCTGTACCCACCTTGGCTGTGTGCCGCTTGGCGATGCCGGCGACTACAAAGGCTGGTTCTGCCCTTGCCATGGCTCCCACTATGACACTGCCGGCCGTATCCGTAAGGGCCCGGCTCCCGAGAATTTGCTGATTCCGCCGCTGCAATTCGTTGGCGATTCAACGATCAAAATCGGCTAACGGCAAAGATTTTTAGGAGACAGCCATGGCTGGACATTCGAATTACGTACCGCAGAGCGCTGCGGCGAAGTGGCTGGAAAGCCGCCTGCCGGTTATTTCGCTCATGCATGGGTCCTTTGTGGACTTCCCGACCCCGAAAAACCTCAATTACTGGTGGACCTTCGGCGGCATTCTTTTCTTCGTGCTGATTGCTCAGATCATCACCGGTATCGTTCTGGTGATGCATTACACTCCGAGCACCGGCGCAGCTTTTGACAGCGTCGAGCACATCATGCGTGATGTGAACTTCGGCTGGCTGCTGCGTTACCTGCACGCCAACGGCGCATCGATGTTCTTCATCGCCGTCTACATCCACATTTTCCGCGGTCTCTACTACGGTTCCTACAAGGCGCCGCGCGAGATTTCCTGGATCCTGGGTGTCATCATCTTCCTGATCATGATGGCAACTGCCTTCATGGGTTACGTTCTGCCATGGGGCCAGATGTCCTTCTGGGGCGCAACCGTGATCACCAACCTGTTCTCGGCGATCCCGTTGGTGGGTGAAGATATCGTGATCTGGCTGTGGGGCGGCTTTGCGGTCGACAATCCAACGCTGAACCGCTTCTTCTCGCTGCATTACCTGCTGCCGTTTATGATCTTCGGCGTGGTTCTGCTGCACGTTTGGGCATTCCACACCACCGGTAACAACAACCCGTCCGGTGTTCAGCCAAAGACCAAGCAGGACACGATCCCGTTCCACCCGTACTACACGGTCAAGGATCTGTTCGCGATCATTGTCTTCATGATCTTGTTCGCGTATTTCGCATTCTATCTGCCTAACTATATGGGTCATGCGGACAACTACATCGAAGCCAACCCGCTGGTAACACCGGCGCATATCGTTCCGGAATGGTACTTCTTGCCGTTCTACGCGATCCTGCGTGCAGTCCCGGATAAGCTGGGCGGCGTTATTGCGATGTTCGGTGCTATCGCGGTTCTGTTCATCCTGCCGTGGCTGGACACTTCCAAGGTTCGCTCTGGTGCTTACCGTCCGCTGTTCAAACAGTTCTTCTGGATCTTCGCGATCAACGCGGTCGCTCTTGGCTACCTCGGCGCGATGCCGGCTGAAGGCTGGTACGTGATCTTCTCCCGGATCTGTACCCTCATCTACTTCGGCTACTTCCTGGTTGTCCTGCCGATGCTCGGCTTCTTGGAAAAACCGTTACCGCTGCCAGCTTCGATTTCTGAAGCTGTCCTGAAAGGCGGGTCCGGCACGCCGGCTGGTGCAACAGCTGCACCGGAAACGAAATAACGCGAACCGGATCAGGAGTTATTTGAGACAATGAATACCATGATCAAAATGGTTCGTTCCCTAGCAATGGTGGCAGCTGTCGCCATTGCGGCCCCGGCCAACGCTGCCGGCGGGAAGATTGAGGTCGACTTTCAGCAATGGTCGTTTGCTGGTCCTTTCGGTTATTTTGACCGGGGACAGCTGCAGCGCGGCTTTAAAGTCTACCGGGAAAACTGTTCTGCTTGTCACGGCTTGAGCCGGGTTGCTTTCCGCAACCTTGCTGAAGACGGCGGCCCGGGCTTCACCGAAGAGCAGGCAAAGGCTATTGCCAAAGAATATACCGTCATTGACGGTCCGGATGACCTCGGCGACATGTTCGAGCGTCCGGCGATCTTGGCAGACCGCTTCCCATCACCGTTCCCGAACGAAAATGCTGCGCGTGCATCAAACAACGGCGCTTATCCGCCGGACTTCTCTTTGCTTGCAAAGGCCCGTGCTCCACAGCGTGGTTTCCCGTGGTTTGTCTTCGACATCTTCACGCAGTATCAGGAAAATGGTCCGGACTATATCTACTCGCTGCTGACCGGCTACGTGGATGCTCCGGAAGGAGTTGAGGTGCCGGAAGGCCAATACTTCAACCATTCGTTCCTGGCCGGCCAGTTCATCTCCATGGCTCCGCCGCTTTATGAAGAAGCGGTTGAGTACACAGATGGCACGCCGATGACCACCGAAAACTATGCGCGTGATGTTGCCGCGTTCATGATGTGGGCCGCAGAGCCGCATCTTGAAGAGCGCAAGAAGATCGGTTTCCGCGTTATGCTGTTCCTGATCGTCTTTGCGGGAATGCTGTACTTCACCAAGAAAAAAGTCTGGCGGGACGTGGAGCACTAAGCTTCCGGCTACGACTGACGATTTCGGAAAAGGCGGGCTTTGGGCCCGCCTTTTTTCATTTGGAACTGTTCAAGACCGGTCTCGCTTGCTAAGCAATTTTCTGGATTTAGTGATTTCTCTAAAGAGGGCAGTTATGAGCGATGCGGTTCTAGGGATCATCGGCGGATCCGGTATTTATGACCTTCCAGGTCTGGAAGAGTCTCAGTGGATCAGCGTGGAGAGCCCTTGGGGCGAACCATCCGATCAGGTCCGGATCGGGATGATCGATGGCCTGAAAATTGTCTTCCTGCCGCGTCATGGGCGGGGTCACGTTTACTCTCCGACCACCATCAACTACCGAGCCAACATCGACGTTATGAAACGATGCGGTGTGACGGATCTCTTATCCGTGTCGGCGTGTGGTTCTTTGAAGGAAGAACACGAACCTGGAATGTTCGTGCTGGTGGATCAGTTTATCGACCGGACGATTGCGCGGGAAAAAAGCTTCTTTGGCACCGGCTGTGTGGCGCATGTGTCCATGGCAACCCCGGTTAGCCCGAAGCTCGTCGACGCGGTGGCGGCGGCAGCTAGAGCGGAAGGCTTAAACTATCACAAGGGCGGAACTTATCTCGCGATGGAAGGTCCGCAGTTCTCCTCGCTTGCCGAAAGTCAGCTTTACCGGTCCTGGGGCTGTGACGTCATCGGCATGACCAATATGCCGGAAGCCAAGCTCGCCCGCGAAGCCGAGATTTCCTATGCGACCGTTGCCATGGTGACTGACTACGATAGCTGGCATCCGGACCATGGTGAAGTCGACATTCAGGCAATCCTCAAAGTGCTTCATGATAATGCAGAGAACGCTCAGCGTTTGGTTGGGCGGGTCGCTAAAGACTTGCCAAGAGAGCACCGGTCCTGTCCGGCAGGCTCGGATACCGCGTTGGAATTTGCCTTGATGACGGCACCGGAAAAACGCGATCCAAAGCTTGTTGCCAAACTTGATGCTGTTGCCGGGCGTATCCTGAACAAGGCGTCATAGCCTTTCTGCCAATACACCTAATTCTCAAAAGGCTTCGACCCGCGCGGTAAACTTGATATAA
Proteins encoded:
- a CDS encoding ABC transporter ATP-binding protein; amino-acid sequence: MYKWFENLIDPFENTELDVPPKGFWAFCWYYTKPVWPILAVASVLGATIAILEVMVFTFLGDLVNWLGTENAETFFADNWGRLLWMGAVVLVLLPAVSAVWEMAFHQGLMGTYPMSVRWRVHRYLLRQSVAFYQNDFAGRIANKLMQTALAVREVVTRIADILVYVVVYFVAALFVVAEASPYFAIPFVAWLCGYLLTMRIFIPRLKNISRDQADARSLMTGHVVDAYTNISTVKLFSHAAREEDYAKKSMLDFLKTVFLQMRLVTGMNITLMALNVVLLFGVAALSIVLWQQGLVGTGEIAVAVALVLRLQGMSQWILWEVSGLFENIGTVQDGINTISRERDVVDEPDAKPLVVVKGEIQFEKIRFHYGKDAGVIEDLSLTIKAGEKIGLIGRSGAGKSTLVNLLLRFYDLEGGHILIDGQDLSKVRQDDIRKNIGVVTQDTSLLHRSIFENVAYGKPDVSREEVMAALKKAHADEFVHGLEDQNGRTGLDAHVGERGVKLSGGQRQRIAIARVLLKDAPILALDEATSALDSEVEIAIQESLFDLMEGKTVIAIAHRLSTIAAMDRLIVMDNGRIMEEGSHHELLERNGVYAQLWQHQSGGFLAPVQAA
- the petA gene encoding ubiquinol-cytochrome c reductase iron-sulfur subunit, which encodes MAHTDQAEPNRRDFLYIATGAMGVVGAGALAWPFIDQMNPDASALALASIEVDISAVEEGQSITVKWRGKPVFIRNRTEAEVEEAKSVPLSDLPDPLARNANLPADADASDVNRGVEGQEKWLVQVGICTHLGCVPLGDAGDYKGWFCPCHGSHYDTAGRIRKGPAPENLLIPPLQFVGDSTIKIG
- a CDS encoding cytochrome b/b6; this translates as MAGHSNYVPQSAAAKWLESRLPVISLMHGSFVDFPTPKNLNYWWTFGGILFFVLIAQIITGIVLVMHYTPSTGAAFDSVEHIMRDVNFGWLLRYLHANGASMFFIAVYIHIFRGLYYGSYKAPREISWILGVIIFLIMMATAFMGYVLPWGQMSFWGATVITNLFSAIPLVGEDIVIWLWGGFAVDNPTLNRFFSLHYLLPFMIFGVVLLHVWAFHTTGNNNPSGVQPKTKQDTIPFHPYYTVKDLFAIIVFMILFAYFAFYLPNYMGHADNYIEANPLVTPAHIVPEWYFLPFYAILRAVPDKLGGVIAMFGAIAVLFILPWLDTSKVRSGAYRPLFKQFFWIFAINAVALGYLGAMPAEGWYVIFSRICTLIYFGYFLVVLPMLGFLEKPLPLPASISEAVLKGGSGTPAGATAAPETK
- a CDS encoding cytochrome c1 — its product is MNTMIKMVRSLAMVAAVAIAAPANAAGGKIEVDFQQWSFAGPFGYFDRGQLQRGFKVYRENCSACHGLSRVAFRNLAEDGGPGFTEEQAKAIAKEYTVIDGPDDLGDMFERPAILADRFPSPFPNENAARASNNGAYPPDFSLLAKARAPQRGFPWFVFDIFTQYQENGPDYIYSLLTGYVDAPEGVEVPEGQYFNHSFLAGQFISMAPPLYEEAVEYTDGTPMTTENYARDVAAFMMWAAEPHLEERKKIGFRVMLFLIVFAGMLYFTKKKVWRDVEH
- a CDS encoding S-methyl-5'-thioadenosine phosphorylase, producing the protein MSDAVLGIIGGSGIYDLPGLEESQWISVESPWGEPSDQVRIGMIDGLKIVFLPRHGRGHVYSPTTINYRANIDVMKRCGVTDLLSVSACGSLKEEHEPGMFVLVDQFIDRTIAREKSFFGTGCVAHVSMATPVSPKLVDAVAAAARAEGLNYHKGGTYLAMEGPQFSSLAESQLYRSWGCDVIGMTNMPEAKLAREAEISYATVAMVTDYDSWHPDHGEVDIQAILKVLHDNAENAQRLVGRVAKDLPREHRSCPAGSDTALEFALMTAPEKRDPKLVAKLDAVAGRILNKAS